One window of Marinococcus sp. PL1-022 genomic DNA carries:
- a CDS encoding ParA family protein, whose amino-acid sequence MLLAVSTNKGGVLKTSIATSLASIYSQEQKTLIIDADNQGNVALTYGRNPDQYEYTIYDVLAQNVSPEAAIDKINSNLHILPANDELAFLEFDVLSNPNDYPKPFHIMREKLTPLLASYDVIIMDAPPNIGLITGNILSFVQDIIIPFQPEHYSMRSFIKMLEVIDNFRGSHNKNLKVSGVVGTLVDSRTVLHKQILEQCEEYCEKNNIRMFKQIIPRSVQFANSIAYEQQPAVMNRKKNPATEVYFNIKEELDNGKK is encoded by the coding sequence ATGTTACTAGCCGTTTCAACTAACAAAGGCGGGGTATTAAAAACCTCCATTGCTACAAGTCTGGCCTCAATTTATTCCCAGGAGCAAAAAACATTGATTATTGATGCTGATAATCAAGGCAACGTAGCTCTTACATATGGCCGCAACCCAGATCAATATGAATACACCATTTATGACGTATTGGCCCAAAACGTCTCTCCTGAGGCTGCAATAGATAAAATAAACTCGAATCTTCATATACTGCCAGCTAACGATGAGTTAGCATTTTTAGAGTTTGATGTACTATCAAATCCTAATGATTATCCTAAGCCTTTTCATATCATGCGTGAAAAACTTACACCCTTGTTAGCATCTTATGATGTAATAATAATGGATGCCCCTCCTAATATTGGACTTATCACAGGTAATATCTTATCTTTTGTCCAAGATATAATTATTCCATTTCAACCAGAACATTATTCAATGCGTTCATTTATTAAGATGTTAGAAGTAATAGATAACTTTAGAGGAAGCCATAATAAAAATCTAAAAGTCAGTGGAGTCGTTGGAACGTTGGTAGATAGTAGAACTGTTCTACACAAACAGATTCTTGAGCAATGTGAAGAGTACTGTGAGAAAAATAATATACGTATGTTCAAACAGATCATCCCTAGATCGGTGCAGTTTGCTAACAGTATTGCATATGAACAGCAGCCTGCTGTTATGAATCGTAAAAAGAACCCAGCTACAGAAGTCTATTTCAATATTAAGGAGGAACTGGATAATGGCAAAAAATAA
- a CDS encoding DUF5839 family protein — MKTNNTIAAYHIFRRDENGAPVLNTNQLYHWNIPKRLREEPIQPGDIVQVPTKKGRRSVLVMKVFREDIEKTGREYKKVIKVLERAPESKAQES; from the coding sequence ATGAAAACGAACAATACGATTGCGGCGTATCATATTTTCCGCCGGGACGAAAACGGCGCTCCGGTCTTAAATACGAACCAACTGTATCACTGGAACATTCCGAAACGGCTGCGCGAGGAACCGATCCAGCCGGGCGACATTGTCCAGGTTCCGACCAAGAAAGGCCGACGGTCTGTTCTTGTGATGAAGGTGTTCCGGGAAGACATCGAAAAGACGGGCCGGGAATACAAAAAAGTGATCAAGGTGCTCGAACGAGCGCCGGAAAGCAAAGCTCAGGAATCGTAA
- a CDS encoding SDR family NAD(P)-dependent oxidoreductase, which translates to MNEEEQKITDFNMDFFSLKGKVAMITGGNSGLGQGFALALAKAGADIFVISMDHDDDQTKNLIEAEGVNYHLEIGDITEKDRCKQLVDKCIETFGKIDVLLNNAGIGINEPDVTKYTRLQWDKMVSVNLTAPFELASEVAKHMILRKTGKIINTCSLFSFLGGQWSPAYAATKHGLAGFTKAYCDELAQFNIQVNGIAPGYFATELTKATRENEQANQKVMDHIPANRWGTILDLMGSIVYLSSDASNYVNGTLLTVDGGYLVR; encoded by the coding sequence ATGAATGAAGAAGAACAAAAAATTACAGATTTCAACATGGATTTTTTTAGCTTAAAAGGTAAGGTAGCCATGATCACAGGAGGAAACTCAGGACTAGGCCAAGGTTTTGCTTTAGCATTGGCTAAAGCTGGCGCTGATATATTTGTCATAAGTATGGATCACGACGATGATCAAACTAAAAATTTAATTGAAGCTGAAGGTGTAAACTATCACCTGGAAATCGGTGACATAACAGAAAAAGATCGATGTAAACAGTTAGTTGATAAATGTATTGAAACATTTGGTAAAATAGATGTTCTTTTGAATAATGCTGGTATAGGTATAAATGAACCCGATGTAACGAAATATACTCGTCTGCAGTGGGACAAAATGGTTTCTGTTAACTTGACAGCTCCTTTTGAATTGGCCAGTGAAGTTGCTAAACATATGATTCTAAGGAAAACCGGAAAAATCATTAACACATGTTCTCTGTTTTCGTTTCTTGGCGGTCAGTGGTCTCCAGCTTATGCAGCTACTAAACACGGCTTGGCTGGATTTACTAAGGCTTATTGTGATGAATTGGCTCAATTCAACATTCAAGTAAACGGTATCGCTCCTGGATACTTTGCTACTGAATTGACAAAAGCAACAAGAGAAAATGAACAAGCAAATCAAAAAGTTATGGATCACATTCCTGCAAATCGATGGGGAACAATTCTCGATTTAATGGGGAGTATTGTGTACTTAAGTTCAGATGCTTCAAATTATGTAAATGGTACCTTACTGACTGTTGATGGTGGATATTTAGTAAGATAA
- a CDS encoding FAD-binding oxidoreductase, with protein sequence MDNSKTETVMDELKTIISKSQISTNTEELYDASADRYKKFAKVKNALDVPLPMAIVYPHSTEEVRLLLTFCNENDINVIPRSGKTATEGGLENWKNETVVIDGSHMDQIMKIDTYNMQATVQTGVKLQTLEDELRKQGYTTGHSPQSKPVAQMGGLVATRSIGQFSTLYGAIEDMVVGLECVFPEGEVSRVKNVPRRSGGPDIRHIAIGNEGALCYITEVTVKIFKFYPENNTFHGYLVKDMDTGLKILREVMVNGFKPSVARLYSEEDARQHFDHFYKNKCVLIFMAEGPKGIVSATNEAIEEACDKFAQDVIEQVNSSLIEEWFNNLNWDQSRIDDEIREMQENNTHDGFTTEVSADWENVINIYNSVMARIKNEFKRADELTMLGGHSSHSYLNGTNMYFVYNYTINCAPEDEVQVYHHPIHEIIIEETLKFGGSMCHHHGIGKYRSEWTKQEHGSAYYMLNKLKQGFDPKGIMNHGTIFPQEKEISKYIRS encoded by the coding sequence ATGGACAATTCAAAAACTGAAACAGTGATGGACGAACTAAAAACGATAATTTCAAAATCCCAAATTTCCACTAATACTGAGGAATTATACGATGCTTCTGCAGACCGTTATAAGAAATTTGCTAAAGTAAAAAATGCATTGGATGTCCCGTTGCCGATGGCCATTGTTTATCCGCATTCTACTGAAGAAGTGCGATTGCTTCTCACTTTTTGTAATGAAAATGATATTAATGTTATTCCTAGAAGTGGTAAAACAGCTACTGAAGGTGGATTAGAAAACTGGAAAAACGAAACGGTTGTCATTGATGGGTCTCATATGGATCAAATAATGAAAATCGACACGTATAACATGCAAGCCACTGTGCAAACCGGAGTAAAACTACAAACATTGGAAGATGAGTTACGCAAGCAGGGGTACACCACGGGACATTCACCACAATCTAAACCAGTTGCTCAAATGGGAGGGCTAGTCGCTACTAGAAGTATCGGTCAGTTTTCTACTCTCTATGGTGCGATTGAAGATATGGTTGTTGGATTGGAATGTGTTTTTCCCGAAGGAGAAGTTTCTAGAGTTAAAAATGTACCTAGACGTTCAGGTGGGCCTGATATTCGCCACATCGCTATTGGAAATGAAGGGGCATTATGCTATATCACAGAAGTAACCGTGAAGATTTTCAAATTTTACCCAGAAAATAATACCTTCCACGGATATTTAGTAAAAGATATGGACACTGGTTTAAAAATTCTGAGAGAAGTTATGGTCAATGGATTCAAACCTTCAGTAGCCCGTTTGTATTCTGAAGAAGACGCTCGACAACATTTTGATCATTTTTATAAAAATAAATGTGTTCTTATTTTTATGGCTGAAGGACCCAAAGGAATTGTGAGTGCCACCAATGAAGCTATTGAAGAAGCATGTGACAAATTTGCGCAAGATGTAATAGAACAAGTGAATTCTTCTTTAATTGAAGAATGGTTTAATAATTTAAATTGGGATCAAAGTAGAATCGACGATGAAATTAGAGAAATGCAAGAAAATAATACGCACGATGGTTTTACCACTGAAGTGTCTGCTGATTGGGAAAATGTTATTAATATTTATAATAGTGTCATGGCTCGAATCAAGAATGAATTTAAGAGAGCTGATGAATTGACCATGTTAGGTGGCCATTCCTCTCATAGCTATCTTAATGGAACTAACATGTATTTTGTTTATAACTATACAATCAATTGTGCTCCTGAAGATGAAGTACAGGTATATCATCACCCTATACATGAAATTATCATTGAAGAAACTCTGAAGTTTGGTGGCTCTATGTGCCACCATCATGGGATAGGAAAATATCGTTCAGAATGGACCAAACAAGAGCATGGATCTGCCTATTATATGCTAAATAAATTAAAACAAGGTTTCGATCCAAAGGGTATCATGAACCATGGGACAATTTTTCCTCAAGAAAAAGAAATAAGTAAATATATTAGATCTTAG
- a CDS encoding FGGY-family carbohydrate kinase, whose product MTQTKYVIGIDNGSQSTKVILFDVEGREIAFGSCKLREPLTPEPGVVLHPDDDLWDSVYQAMQECLNNFKGNREDIEGIGLCSIRSCRVLLKKDGSLAYPVLSWMDERLAEPYKHEYKEVHYVTSTSGYLGFKLTGELNDTAGNYEVNWPLDRQTLNWSKNDSVIKSNGLNRNMLFNLVKPGERLGILRQELATEFGLNDRTPVIATANDKAVEALGAGVKDESSIMISLGTFISSMLIRNDDFDNATNFFPTLAAIPFKYAYESNGIRRGMWTVTWFKKLIGEELVVNAAQHGLSEEEFMNKKAEQVPAGSDGLITILDWLTNSEYPYRKGLMIGFDDRHTKYHIYRSILEAIAFNIKNNIDDMLEEIEEEISEIVVTGGGSQSNVIMQIMSDLFGLPVHRRLGNSSACLGAAISTCYYLNIYHDFPEAMDKMIENETTFYPNMRNNAFYNEINESVVKHVRTYTDEVLKLSSSIFNKRNE is encoded by the coding sequence ATGACGCAAACTAAATATGTTATAGGCATTGACAACGGTTCACAGAGTACAAAAGTGATTCTGTTTGACGTAGAAGGAAGAGAGATAGCCTTTGGTTCATGCAAATTAAGAGAACCATTAACCCCTGAGCCTGGAGTAGTTTTACATCCAGATGATGACTTATGGGATAGTGTCTATCAAGCAATGCAAGAATGTTTGAACAATTTTAAAGGAAATCGTGAAGATATTGAAGGGATTGGTCTGTGTTCAATCCGAAGCTGCCGCGTTTTATTAAAAAAAGATGGTTCGTTGGCATATCCAGTCTTGAGTTGGATGGATGAAAGGTTAGCGGAACCGTATAAGCATGAATATAAAGAAGTACATTATGTTACAAGTACATCTGGCTATTTGGGTTTTAAGCTTACCGGAGAGCTCAACGACACTGCTGGAAATTATGAAGTGAACTGGCCGTTAGACCGTCAAACACTAAACTGGTCCAAAAATGATAGCGTTATCAAGAGTAATGGATTAAATAGAAACATGTTGTTTAATCTTGTGAAACCAGGAGAAAGATTAGGAATTCTCCGACAAGAATTGGCAACAGAATTTGGTTTGAACGATAGAACTCCCGTAATTGCTACCGCAAATGATAAAGCGGTAGAAGCACTTGGAGCGGGAGTGAAAGATGAAAGTTCAATTATGATATCTTTGGGAACATTTATTTCCTCAATGCTAATAAGAAATGACGATTTTGATAACGCTACCAATTTCTTTCCAACCCTTGCAGCTATTCCATTTAAATATGCCTACGAATCGAACGGTATACGGCGTGGGATGTGGACAGTAACGTGGTTTAAGAAATTAATTGGAGAAGAATTAGTTGTTAATGCTGCTCAACACGGTCTTTCTGAAGAAGAGTTCATGAATAAAAAAGCAGAGCAAGTACCAGCCGGTAGCGATGGGTTAATAACAATATTGGATTGGTTAACCAATTCTGAATATCCTTATCGAAAAGGTTTAATGATTGGGTTTGATGATAGACACACCAAATATCATATCTACAGATCAATCTTGGAAGCCATTGCCTTCAATATTAAAAATAATATTGATGATATGTTAGAAGAAATCGAAGAAGAAATTTCAGAAATTGTTGTTACAGGTGGTGGCTCCCAAAGTAATGTCATTATGCAAATCATGTCAGATCTCTTCGGCTTGCCAGTTCATCGAAGATTAGGAAATAGTAGCGCTTGTTTAGGGGCTGCTATTAGCACATGTTACTACTTGAATATCTACCATGATTTTCCTGAAGCAATGGATAAAATGATTGAGAACGAAACAACTTTTTATCCTAATATGCGTAATAACGCTTTTTATAATGAAATAAATGAATCCGTGGTTAAGCATGTAAGAACTTATACGGATGAAGTTCTGAAACTTTCTAGCTCCATATTCAATAAAAGAAATGAGTGA
- a CDS encoding replication initiator protein A: MSTFFNIYEEQGLTYYQLPKIFFQNEKYMNMSNDTKIAWSILKDRFQLSIKNNWFDENGNIYFIYTNDDLMDILNIKSPNKISKIKKELTEADLLYQVRVGLNKPNKLYIKKPLASDDDIYKIKKENDPESLGDKDLSKSYVRNYENDSSRNMKMIHQEVSKSYGNKTEYSKTDMNNSIVNNNVNNSSSETMNTYEIEKEYIQEGLSPEVIQRVKDEIANKQEPVRHYEAYLRTCLDNTLYKHRLKRGVIDQPYPHLPANHPLNYNWLQDGS; encoded by the coding sequence ATGTCTACATTCTTTAATATCTATGAGGAACAAGGATTAACTTATTACCAACTGCCTAAAATTTTTTTTCAAAATGAAAAGTATATGAATATGAGTAATGACACAAAAATTGCTTGGTCTATTTTAAAGGACCGTTTTCAACTTTCTATAAAAAACAATTGGTTTGATGAGAATGGGAATATTTATTTCATTTATACAAACGATGATCTAATGGACATCTTGAATATTAAAAGTCCAAATAAAATTTCTAAGATTAAAAAAGAATTAACTGAAGCCGATCTTCTTTATCAAGTACGTGTAGGGTTAAACAAACCTAACAAATTATATATTAAAAAGCCCCTAGCATCTGATGATGATATATATAAAATTAAAAAGGAAAATGATCCAGAATCCTTGGGGGACAAGGATTTATCAAAATCATATGTCCGGAACTATGAAAATGATAGCTCCAGAAATATGAAAATGATACATCAAGAAGTATCAAAATCATACGGAAATAAGACTGAATATAGTAAGACTGATATGAATAATAGTATTGTTAACAATAACGTTAACAATTCTTCTTCGGAAACGATGAATACATATGAAATCGAAAAAGAATATATCCAAGAAGGATTATCCCCTGAAGTCATTCAACGAGTCAAAGATGAAATTGCCAACAAACAAGAACCGGTTCGTCATTATGAAGCCTATCTGCGAACGTGCCTCGACAATACCTTATACAAACATCGCCTGAAACGAGGCGTGATTGACCAACCGTATCCGCATTTACCAGCTAATCATCCACTGAATTATAATTGGCTACAGGATGGCTCATAA
- a CDS encoding helix-turn-helix transcriptional regulator: MNVASTIRRQRENHEWSQEELTAMLHVSRQSVSKWESGRSDPSLDMLVAMSDLFDITLDQLIKGDTDFKQRVLEGEYDTRYIGPSRLNTLTAFFADFWWTIFPIAAVFVWVVERLM, from the coding sequence ATGAACGTAGCTTCTACCATTAGAAGGCAACGAGAAAATCATGAATGGTCGCAAGAAGAATTGACAGCGATGCTCCATGTTTCCCGGCAAAGCGTTTCGAAATGGGAAAGTGGAAGAAGCGATCCTTCGTTGGATATGTTGGTGGCCATGAGTGATCTGTTTGATATTACATTAGATCAGTTGATCAAAGGAGATACAGATTTTAAACAACGAGTGTTAGAGGGGGAATATGATACCAGGTACATCGGACCTAGTCGGTTGAATACCTTAACGGCATTCTTCGCTGATTTTTGGTGGACCATTTTTCCGATCGCTGCCGTCTTTGTCTGGGTGGTGGAACGGTTAATGTAA